Below is a genomic region from Gillisia sp. Hel_I_86.
GTTCCAGACCCTTTATGTTGGACAGAAGTCCCCCAAACATGGAAAGTACTCCAGCGCCAACGAAATAGGTGGACGAGAGGTACCGCTGAAACCCTTTGGATACACAAAAAGATGATGTTCAACCCAAAGTATAAAGTATTGGGGATGCTAAGTACTCCTTTTTGGTTCTTTTTTGAATGGTTGGCACCCTTAATAGAATTTACAGGAATTTTATTTTTTCTAATTCTTTTAGCATTAGGCCAAATAAATGGGTGGGTTTTTCTCACTTTCTTTTTGGCGGTATATAGCTTCGCCGTACTGTTTTCAGTTACTGCATTGTTTTTTGAGGAATATTCCTTTCAGCAGTATAAGAAACCGCGTTATATATTTAGATTGATTGGGACAGCATTGTTAGAGCCTATAATTTATCATCCTGTAATCATGTGGTCTGCAGTAATGGGGAATTTTGATCTTTTAAGAGGGAAAAATAGTTGGGGTGTCATGAATAGAGCAGGATTAACTAAGCCTGTTAAAAAACAAAAAGATTAAATGAAATCGACAATAAATATATTTTGATGAAAAACCAGATTCTATTTATTATCGTTTTTTCGGCGCTTCTGCCTTGCAGTTATGCGCAGCATCCAATACCCTCATATTTTTATGCTGACTGTGATTTTCAGGTAATAGGCCACAGGGGATATTCAGATATCTATCCCGAAAACACCTTGCTAAGTATAGAAGAGGCATTTAAAAGGGGCGTTAAATATTGTGAGATCGATATTAATATAACTTCAGACGATGTATATGTTTTATTTCATGATCAACCTACAATGTATAGAACAAGTAGCGGGCAGGGTTATGTGGTTTCTTCTATATACAATGAATTATTGGAATTGGATTTTGGTAGCTGGAAAGGAAGCCAGTTTGCCAATACTAAGATAGCAACCTTGGAAGAAGCACTCGTCTTAGCCGAAAAATATGATGCTTATCTTTATTTGGATACGAAAAAGACTGACCATGAACTCATGTGCAGGGTACTTCAAGACTCCAAAGTGAATCCCAAAAGGATGTTGCCCGCTGTGGCATCCATAGAAGAGGCTAAACAATTTAAAAGTTACTGTCCTGATTCTTCATTTATATACTTTGGCGGGTTGCCGGAAAATGTAAATAATAACAGTTGGTACAAGGAAATGGCAGATCTAGGTTGTATTATTTTTGAAACCTACTATACTTTTGCATTGGATGAAACCAATCAAGAATTTAAAACTTTTCTCACTAAGGTCCATGAGAACAATGCCAAGGTTTGGGTGTTTACTTCCAATAATATTGAAGAGATCAAAAAATTAAAAATTGCCGGGGTAGATGGGGTGGAATCAGATATTGCAACTTCTGCATTAAAATCTATTTGCGAGGGAATAGAATTAGATACCAAACCCCTTAGAGCCACTACTGGAAACTGGAATTTTGAGAAAGGGAATTTATATAGCACAGGTGTAGGTAGCCAACTTCGACATTTCAATTATAATCAAGAATTTGCCTTTCAGCCAGTACAATTTGGGACTACTACTTCTTTCAATATTAAATCTATAAATGGAAATGAGGCTCCAGTAGCCAAAATACCGGCATTCGATGGCAATAAC
It encodes:
- a CDS encoding glycerophosphodiester phosphodiesterase, whose protein sequence is MKNQILFIIVFSALLPCSYAQHPIPSYFYADCDFQVIGHRGYSDIYPENTLLSIEEAFKRGVKYCEIDINITSDDVYVLFHDQPTMYRTSSGQGYVVSSIYNELLELDFGSWKGSQFANTKIATLEEALVLAEKYDAYLYLDTKKTDHELMCRVLQDSKVNPKRMLPAVASIEEAKQFKSYCPDSSFIYFGGLPENVNNNSWYKEMADLGCIIFETYYTFALDETNQEFKTFLTKVHENNAKVWVFTSNNIEEIKKLKIAGVDGVESDIATSALKSICEGIELDTKPLRATTGNWNFEKGNLYSTGVGSQLRHFNYNQEFAFQPVQFGTTTSFNIKSINGNEAPVAKIPAFDGNNGLFIFTNFTSGIEANLHYNYSLIMDIYIPKQSISKYISLYQTNPDNENDAELFINGEGIGVNNEYHNPLKPETWYRLGIVVTENSIKKYIDGKFIGENEISGGRWSVYNVFAGGQDQGFLLFTDNDHETSEFFINAIQLRNYSMDAKDMAVLGNSKAEGIAIGNSGIYNVKLEGSIAAPIVNWDKKEIYIRFPNNIDLSQIKIDFDIPFGAKSSIEPGASLDLLLGEKYKTIKITSEDGASERIWTLIPILESLNGQESNRF